The bacterium genome has a window encoding:
- a CDS encoding entericidin A/B family lipoprotein, which yields MKKIIIFGLLITTLLLVGCNTMHGIGKDIEKAGETIQKSTGK from the coding sequence TGAAGAAGATAATAATATTCGGACTTCTTATAACAACTTTATTACTTGTTGGATGCAACACAATGCACGGGATAGGAAAAGATATAGAAAAAGCAGGCGAGACAATCCAAAAATCTACAGGTAAATAA